The following proteins come from a genomic window of Emys orbicularis isolate rEmyOrb1 chromosome 9, rEmyOrb1.hap1, whole genome shotgun sequence:
- the LOC135883658 gene encoding transforming growth factor beta activator LRRC32-like isoform X1, producing the protein MFLSEHRLAERGYLLLWLLPSVLKAQPSAEVSPKPLPCQQSSVQVSCQGLGLRTFPEKLGHGVKQLDLSDNFIQNLTESCTSKLGQLEHLNMHFNQLATVSEMALTHLTHLHSLLLAANHLDRNYFTNGRAFGSLRNLKVLDLSANNLDSDMAAWYFSKLTSLKKLDLSWNKMTRLPGSIFQGTLKLREINLNNNYITEIEEGAFEALLNLKVVNLAMNSLHCISGFSLTQLQVLNLSYNALEFFVTEERKEHYQLQVLDLSHNKLIYFPELPKVHRLTHLNLSDNAMVSLAPSSTNTAEFRLQYDEMARPNISLNIYNAAARLSKITDLDLSSNLLYLFPVTFLHNLSSLQNLNMAKNCLHNIAVESSPGDMESKEPGLMHDNAFLSVRSLDLQGNFIHSLPQWFFGILPKLETLDLGSNSLQPCESQNANKSEIPIGHNSAQRGNCTSFCDIPHLKYLSLRRNNIVRLYPYMFNQTSLVSLDLSENEDLFMPKGALEGLEFSLQKLSLRGNQMDNNKTEFPCLKMLKKLDMSDNKLSLLPPDLVCSPLENLDIRNNNLQALEKPATMRWSSSLNHLNVAGNPFSCCALSWLEILQAAHVSVLDLNETLCSYQDKNRNFSAKIANKTTWLCPHQIGNRYLMVLMVVVITLCFLFLSCGICCRLKKSQKLSKYLGFRSNRVDPIPYHPNKEKRTEQIAIDRVTEV; encoded by the exons ATGTTTCTGTCAGAACACCGGCTGGCTGAAAGAGGATATTTGCTGCTCTGGCTGCTCCCATCTGTTCTCAAAGCCCAGCCTAGTGCGGAGGTGAGCCCAAAGCCTCTGCCATGCCAGCAG AGCTCAGTTCAGGTCTCATGCCAAGGTCTTGGCCTCCGCACATTTCCAGAGAAGCTTGGCCATGGGGTTAAGCAGCTCGACCTCTCTGACAACTTCATCCAAAACCTGACGGAAAGCTGCACATCAAAGTTAGGGCAGCTAGAGCACCTCAACATGCATTTCAACCAATTGGCAACTGTGTCAGAAATGGCCCTGACTCATCTAACTCATCTTCACTCTCTGCTCCTAGCTGCAAACCACCTTGATAGGAATTACTTCACCAATGGAAGAGCCTTTGGGTCACTGAGGAATCTAAAGGTCCTGGACCTTTCTGCAAATAATTTGGACAGTGATATGGCAGCCTGGTACTTCAGCAAACTCACCTCTTTAAAGAAACTGGATCTGTCCTGGAACAAGATGACCAGGCTGCCAGGGAGCATCTTCCAGGGAACTCTAAAGCTGAGAGAGATCAACCTTAACAATAACTACATCACGGAAATAGAGGAAGGAGCTTTTGAGGCTCTATTAAATCTAAAAGTGGTGAATTTAGCCATGAATTCCCTTCACTGTATCTCGGGCTTCAGCCTCACACAGCTGCAAGTTTTAAATCTCAGTTACAATGCCCTGGAGTTCTTTGTTACGGAGGAGAGAAAGGAACACTACCAGCTTCAGGTGCTAGATCTGAGTCATAACAAACTGATCTACTTTCCAGAGCTCCCCAAGGTGCATCGCCTCACACACTTAAACCTCTCTGATAACGCCATGGTCTCTTTGGCTCCAAGTTCCACCAATACAGCAGAGTTCAGACTGCAGTATGATGAGATGGCAAGACCTAACATATCCTTGAATATTTACAATGCAGCAGCTAGACTGTCAAAGATAACTGACTTAGATCTCAGCAGTAACCTGTTGTATTTGTTCCCAGTTACTTTCCTTCACAATCTGAGCTCCCTCCAGAATCTCAATATGGCTAAGAACTGTCTCCATAATATAGCTGTGGAGTCATCTCCTGGTGATATGGAAAGCAAGGAGCCAGGCTTGATGCATGACAATGCCTTTCTGTCGGTGCGATCACTGGATCTTCAAGGCAATTTCATTCATTCCTTGCCACAGTGGTTTTTTGGTATTCTGCCCAAACTGGAAACACTTGACCTTGGTTCTAACAGCCTCCAGCCTTGTGAGAGCCAGAATGCTAATAAAAGCGAGATCCCAATAGGTCATAACTCAGCTCAAAGAGGTAACTGTACATCCTTCTGTGACATACCGCACCTGAAGTATCTGAGTTTACGTAGGAACAACATTGTGAGGCTATATCCTTACATGTTCAACCAAACCTCTTTGGTCTCCCTGGATCTGTCTGAGAATGAAGACTTGTTCATGCCAAAAGGAGCTCTGGAGGGTCTGGAATTCTCTTTGCAGAAGCTCTCTCTAAGAGGAAATCAGATGGACAACAACAAGACAGAGTTCCCTTGTCTGAAGATGCTGAAAAAGTTGGACATGTCAGACAACAAGTTGAGTCTTTTGCCCCCTGATCTTGTCTGCTCTCCACTGGAAAATCTGGACATTCGCAATAACAATCTCCAGGCCTTAGAGAAACCTGCCACCATGAGATGGTCCAGCAGCCTCAATCATCTGAATGTTGCTGGCAATCCCTTTAGCTGTTGTGCACTGAGCTGGCTGGAAATTCTACAAGCTGCCCATGTGAGTGTGTTGGATCTGAATGAAACTCTGTGCTCTTATCAGGACAAGAACAGGAACTTCTCAGCTAAGATAGCCAACAAGACCACGTGGCTTTGTCCTCATCAGATAGGAAATCGCTACCTGATGGTATTGATGGTGGTGGTGATCACTCTTTGCTTTCTGTTTCTCAGCTGTGGGATATGCTGTCGTCTGAAAAAGAGTCAGAAGCTGTCAAAGTATCTGGGATTCAGAAGCAACAGGGTGGACCCCATTCCTTATCATCCAAATAAGGAAAAGAGAACTGAACAGATAGCAATAGACCGAGTTACAGAAGTATAG
- the LOC135883658 gene encoding transforming growth factor beta activator LRRC32-like isoform X2 — protein sequence MFLSEHRLAERGYLLLWLLPSVLKAQPSAESSVQVSCQGLGLRTFPEKLGHGVKQLDLSDNFIQNLTESCTSKLGQLEHLNMHFNQLATVSEMALTHLTHLHSLLLAANHLDRNYFTNGRAFGSLRNLKVLDLSANNLDSDMAAWYFSKLTSLKKLDLSWNKMTRLPGSIFQGTLKLREINLNNNYITEIEEGAFEALLNLKVVNLAMNSLHCISGFSLTQLQVLNLSYNALEFFVTEERKEHYQLQVLDLSHNKLIYFPELPKVHRLTHLNLSDNAMVSLAPSSTNTAEFRLQYDEMARPNISLNIYNAAARLSKITDLDLSSNLLYLFPVTFLHNLSSLQNLNMAKNCLHNIAVESSPGDMESKEPGLMHDNAFLSVRSLDLQGNFIHSLPQWFFGILPKLETLDLGSNSLQPCESQNANKSEIPIGHNSAQRGNCTSFCDIPHLKYLSLRRNNIVRLYPYMFNQTSLVSLDLSENEDLFMPKGALEGLEFSLQKLSLRGNQMDNNKTEFPCLKMLKKLDMSDNKLSLLPPDLVCSPLENLDIRNNNLQALEKPATMRWSSSLNHLNVAGNPFSCCALSWLEILQAAHVSVLDLNETLCSYQDKNRNFSAKIANKTTWLCPHQIGNRYLMVLMVVVITLCFLFLSCGICCRLKKSQKLSKYLGFRSNRVDPIPYHPNKEKRTEQIAIDRVTEV from the exons ATGTTTCTGTCAGAACACCGGCTGGCTGAAAGAGGATATTTGCTGCTCTGGCTGCTCCCATCTGTTCTCAAAGCCCAGCCTAGTGCGGAG AGCTCAGTTCAGGTCTCATGCCAAGGTCTTGGCCTCCGCACATTTCCAGAGAAGCTTGGCCATGGGGTTAAGCAGCTCGACCTCTCTGACAACTTCATCCAAAACCTGACGGAAAGCTGCACATCAAAGTTAGGGCAGCTAGAGCACCTCAACATGCATTTCAACCAATTGGCAACTGTGTCAGAAATGGCCCTGACTCATCTAACTCATCTTCACTCTCTGCTCCTAGCTGCAAACCACCTTGATAGGAATTACTTCACCAATGGAAGAGCCTTTGGGTCACTGAGGAATCTAAAGGTCCTGGACCTTTCTGCAAATAATTTGGACAGTGATATGGCAGCCTGGTACTTCAGCAAACTCACCTCTTTAAAGAAACTGGATCTGTCCTGGAACAAGATGACCAGGCTGCCAGGGAGCATCTTCCAGGGAACTCTAAAGCTGAGAGAGATCAACCTTAACAATAACTACATCACGGAAATAGAGGAAGGAGCTTTTGAGGCTCTATTAAATCTAAAAGTGGTGAATTTAGCCATGAATTCCCTTCACTGTATCTCGGGCTTCAGCCTCACACAGCTGCAAGTTTTAAATCTCAGTTACAATGCCCTGGAGTTCTTTGTTACGGAGGAGAGAAAGGAACACTACCAGCTTCAGGTGCTAGATCTGAGTCATAACAAACTGATCTACTTTCCAGAGCTCCCCAAGGTGCATCGCCTCACACACTTAAACCTCTCTGATAACGCCATGGTCTCTTTGGCTCCAAGTTCCACCAATACAGCAGAGTTCAGACTGCAGTATGATGAGATGGCAAGACCTAACATATCCTTGAATATTTACAATGCAGCAGCTAGACTGTCAAAGATAACTGACTTAGATCTCAGCAGTAACCTGTTGTATTTGTTCCCAGTTACTTTCCTTCACAATCTGAGCTCCCTCCAGAATCTCAATATGGCTAAGAACTGTCTCCATAATATAGCTGTGGAGTCATCTCCTGGTGATATGGAAAGCAAGGAGCCAGGCTTGATGCATGACAATGCCTTTCTGTCGGTGCGATCACTGGATCTTCAAGGCAATTTCATTCATTCCTTGCCACAGTGGTTTTTTGGTATTCTGCCCAAACTGGAAACACTTGACCTTGGTTCTAACAGCCTCCAGCCTTGTGAGAGCCAGAATGCTAATAAAAGCGAGATCCCAATAGGTCATAACTCAGCTCAAAGAGGTAACTGTACATCCTTCTGTGACATACCGCACCTGAAGTATCTGAGTTTACGTAGGAACAACATTGTGAGGCTATATCCTTACATGTTCAACCAAACCTCTTTGGTCTCCCTGGATCTGTCTGAGAATGAAGACTTGTTCATGCCAAAAGGAGCTCTGGAGGGTCTGGAATTCTCTTTGCAGAAGCTCTCTCTAAGAGGAAATCAGATGGACAACAACAAGACAGAGTTCCCTTGTCTGAAGATGCTGAAAAAGTTGGACATGTCAGACAACAAGTTGAGTCTTTTGCCCCCTGATCTTGTCTGCTCTCCACTGGAAAATCTGGACATTCGCAATAACAATCTCCAGGCCTTAGAGAAACCTGCCACCATGAGATGGTCCAGCAGCCTCAATCATCTGAATGTTGCTGGCAATCCCTTTAGCTGTTGTGCACTGAGCTGGCTGGAAATTCTACAAGCTGCCCATGTGAGTGTGTTGGATCTGAATGAAACTCTGTGCTCTTATCAGGACAAGAACAGGAACTTCTCAGCTAAGATAGCCAACAAGACCACGTGGCTTTGTCCTCATCAGATAGGAAATCGCTACCTGATGGTATTGATGGTGGTGGTGATCACTCTTTGCTTTCTGTTTCTCAGCTGTGGGATATGCTGTCGTCTGAAAAAGAGTCAGAAGCTGTCAAAGTATCTGGGATTCAGAAGCAACAGGGTGGACCCCATTCCTTATCATCCAAATAAGGAAAAGAGAACTGAACAGATAGCAATAGACCGAGTTACAGAAGTATAG